A segment of the Pseudoalteromonas piscicida genome:
CGCAGCTCCACTGTGCGCTTTATTGGTCGCATTAACGAGTGGCGTTGCGCTATTTCCCACAGAAGCTGTCGAAAGCAGCTTTCTTACACTTTATATGGATGGCTTTGCTGGCTTTTTGAGTGCTTGGTTTTTCATGTTTTTGCTTGGCTCTTTGTTCGGTAAGTTCATGGAAGACAGCGGTGCTGCCGACAGCGTGGCACGCTATATTGTCGACAAGTTAGGTATGAAACATGCGGTATTAGCGGTGGTGATTGCCTGTGCTGTGTTAACGTATGGCGGCGTCAGTGTTTTTATTGTCGCTTTCTCTGTCTATCCTATGGCGCTTAGCTTATTTAAAGATGCCAATTTACCAAGGCGCTTTATTCCCGCAACTCTGGCCTTCGGCTCAGTCACCTTTACCATGACTTCGGCAGGCTCCCCTGAAATCCAAAACTGGATCCCAATAAAATATTTGGGTACCTCACCTTATGCAGCTTGGGAAGTCAGTCTAGTGGTCGCCACATTTATGGCCATTATGGGTTATTGGTGGTTGAAAAAGATGATAGCCAAAGCGGTGGCAAATGGTGAGCACTTTGAGGCGAAAGAAGATGACCCTGAAATCCATGAACGTAACTATCCTCATCCAATCACTGGTGTACTGCCTTTAATCGTGGTGTTGATTTTATCTTTTACACTTCATGATGTGCTGCAGCAAAGTGCACTCATTGTAGCGTTGCTAGGCGGTGTACTCAGTATTGTCGCGATTAACTTTAAGCATTTTCACAACATGGGAGCCGCGATTAACTTAGGTACAACAGGTGCGCTAGTTGCTATCGGTAATACCAGTGCGGTAGTGGGTTTTGGTGCGGTAGCAAAAAACACCGAGGCATTTCAATTAGCGGTCGAGATGATGACACAGATGCCGGGTAATGAGTTACTTGGCGCCGCGGTGGCGGTAAGTGTAATAGCCGGTTTAACCGGTTCGGCATCCGGTGGGCAAGCCATTGCGTTACCTTTAGTGGCGCCGCACTACATCGATGCAGGTGTCAACCCAGAACAATTACATCGTGTTGTCGCTATTAGCTCAGGCGCTTTGGATACCTTACCGCACAACGGTTATGTGGTCACAACCATTCGCGCTATCTGTAAAGAAACACATCAACGAGCATATTGGTCCATGGCTGCGTTGACTGCGGTTGTACCGCTGGTGGGGGTTGCCCTCGCATTAACCCTATTCATCTTATTTTAACGGAGAGATACAGCAATGAAGCGGATTTTCCTGTTACTTTTGTTCGTTGCCAGCAATATTGTCTATGGCAGTGAGACAAACAAACCTATGCTGGTTGAAAAGCGGGCATTTACACTCGCGCATTTTACTACAGAGTCTGGAGTCAGCATTCCTGACGTTAAGGTCGGCTGGGAAAGCTATGGCAAGTTAAATGCCGACAAAAGCAATGCAATTTTGATCACGCATTTCTTTTCTGGCACATCTCACGCCGCGGGCAAGTATCGAGAGTCTGACGTATTGGCAGGTTACTGGGATGCCATTATCGGCCCGGGTAAAGCGATAGATACTAATAAATACTTTGTGATAAGCGCAGATACTTTGGTCAATGCAAACTGGCATAGTAAAGATGTGATCACGACGGGCCCAGCTTCCATTAATCCGAAGACGGGCAAGCCTTATGGCTTGGATTTTCCCGTGGTGACCATCGGTGATTTTGTTGAAGTACAAAAGCAACTATTGGATAGCTTAGGTATCGACAAACTACATGCAGTGATGGGCGCGTCTATGGGATCTTTCCAAGCGTTAGAATGGTCGGTGCGTTATCCGGAAAAAGTGTCACGTTTAATTCATGTGATTGGCGCGGCAAAGATGGATGCTTGGACCGTTGCGGCGTTAGAGAAATGGGCTTTACCTATTCGACTTGATCCAAATTGGCAGGGCGGGGACTACTACGACGGGGAAAGGCCGCTTGCTGGACTGACTGCCACGATGCTTAATATTACTCAAGACGCGATGCACCCCGCTATTTACAACGCCAGTTTTCCAGACTTTATTGTGCTTGATCCCAAAGCAAAACAAGATATTCGTCAGCTTCCTAAACTCAGCCAAACGCTAGCCACGCGCGCACGAGCGAGGGCTGAAACGCAAGATGCGAATTCAATCTTGTATTTAGTCCGCGCCTCGCAACTATATACCGCAGGCATGCAAGGTAATTTTGATAGCGCTATCGATAAAATCACAGCAAAGGTTTTGTTGATGCCTGCAAGCAATGACTTGTTATTAAGGCCTGAGCCCATTCGTAAGTTAGCAGAAACCCTTAAAGCCAAGAATAAAGACGTGCAAATTACAGAGATAGAAGGCGTTTGGGGGCATTTAGACGGTATTTTTTCAATTCAATCACAGGCTGACACCATTGCTCAGTTCTTAGCAAAATAATCAAGGAGTGACGATGAAGACGGCGTTGATCACAGGGGCTGCAAGTGGCATTGGTCGCTATATCGCGATGGCCCTGAGCAAACAAGGTTACAGCTTATTGCTCGTAGATTTGAACTTAGCGCAAGCACAGACGGTAGCCGAGTCTATCGTCAGTGACGGAGGAAATGCACAAGCGTTTGCGCTCAATATCGCTAATAAGCAAGACATTGCTGACTTTGTCCGTCAGCACGATAACATTGATGTGCTTATCAATAACGCAGGCGTGCAACATGTTGAAGCACTGGAGCATTATCCAGAAGATAAATGGCAATTGCTGCAAGACGTGATGCTAACAGGCCCGGCCATGTTGTGTAAGGCGGTATTGCCGCATATGCGTAAAGGAGGCTTTGGTCGCATCGTCAATATTGGTTCTATCCATGCTTTAGTCGCTTCTAAATATAAGTCTGCTTATGTCGCTGCAAAACATGGGTTGATGGGATTTGGTAAAGTATTGGCGCTGGAAACCGCAGACTGCGATATCACCGTGAACACCATTTGCCCCGCTTATGTAAAAACCCCATTGGTAGAACAGCAAATTACCGCGCAAGCGAAACAGCATGGGATCAGCGAAGATGAAGTGATAAACAATATCATGTTGGCACCAATGCCGAAAAAGGCGTTTATAGGGTTGGATGAGATTGCTCATGCTGTCAATTTTTTACTCGCAAATGAGTCACGCA
Coding sequences within it:
- a CDS encoding GntP family permease, encoding MLSMLGLAGGLGLLIWLTLRGVNLFIAAPLCALLVALTSGVALFPTEAVESSFLTLYMDGFAGFLSAWFFMFLLGSLFGKFMEDSGAADSVARYIVDKLGMKHAVLAVVIACAVLTYGGVSVFIVAFSVYPMALSLFKDANLPRRFIPATLAFGSVTFTMTSAGSPEIQNWIPIKYLGTSPYAAWEVSLVVATFMAIMGYWWLKKMIAKAVANGEHFEAKEDDPEIHERNYPHPITGVLPLIVVLILSFTLHDVLQQSALIVALLGGVLSIVAINFKHFHNMGAAINLGTTGALVAIGNTSAVVGFGAVAKNTEAFQLAVEMMTQMPGNELLGAAVAVSVIAGLTGSASGGQAIALPLVAPHYIDAGVNPEQLHRVVAISSGALDTLPHNGYVVTTIRAICKETHQRAYWSMAALTAVVPLVGVALALTLFILF
- a CDS encoding E22 family MetX-like putative esterase gives rise to the protein MKRIFLLLLFVASNIVYGSETNKPMLVEKRAFTLAHFTTESGVSIPDVKVGWESYGKLNADKSNAILITHFFSGTSHAAGKYRESDVLAGYWDAIIGPGKAIDTNKYFVISADTLVNANWHSKDVITTGPASINPKTGKPYGLDFPVVTIGDFVEVQKQLLDSLGIDKLHAVMGASMGSFQALEWSVRYPEKVSRLIHVIGAAKMDAWTVAALEKWALPIRLDPNWQGGDYYDGERPLAGLTATMLNITQDAMHPAIYNASFPDFIVLDPKAKQDIRQLPKLSQTLATRARARAETQDANSILYLVRASQLYTAGMQGNFDSAIDKITAKVLLMPASNDLLLRPEPIRKLAETLKAKNKDVQITEIEGVWGHLDGIFSIQSQADTIAQFLAK
- a CDS encoding 3-hydroxybutyrate dehydrogenase; this translates as MKTALITGAASGIGRYIAMALSKQGYSLLLVDLNLAQAQTVAESIVSDGGNAQAFALNIANKQDIADFVRQHDNIDVLINNAGVQHVEALEHYPEDKWQLLQDVMLTGPAMLCKAVLPHMRKGGFGRIVNIGSIHALVASKYKSAYVAAKHGLMGFGKVLALETADCDITVNTICPAYVKTPLVEQQITAQAKQHGISEDEVINNIMLAPMPKKAFIGLDEIAHAVNFLLANESRNITGQAIVLDGGWTVQ